The following proteins are encoded in a genomic region of Maledivibacter sp.:
- the spoIIAA gene encoding anti-sigma F factor antagonist, which produces MRLNLKVENNILVVYLDGELDHHSAEEVREDIDSAIDSKNIRNLIFELSNMKFMDSSGIGVVIGRYKKIDNLGGKVGVVISNPHVDRIFQMAGIYKIINKYSTKEEALANM; this is translated from the coding sequence TTGCGACTTAATTTAAAAGTAGAAAATAATATATTAGTTGTCTATCTAGATGGAGAATTGGATCATCATTCTGCTGAAGAGGTAAGAGAAGATATTGACTCTGCCATAGATTCTAAGAATATTAGGAACTTAATTTTTGAGCTGTCAAATATGAAATTTATGGATAGTTCTGGCATTGGTGTCGTTATTGGAAGGTATAAGAAGATAGATAATCTAGGGGGAAAAGTAGGCGTTGTTATTTCCAATCCCCACGTAGATAGGATTTTTCAAATGGCGGGAATATATAAGATCATAAATAAGTACTCTACAAAAGAAGAAGCTTTAGCTAATATGTAA
- the thiI gene encoding tRNA 4-thiouridine(8) synthase ThiI: MEKVLIIRCGEISLKGLNRPYFENTLLRNIKTVIKSIGKMNVYKAHGRIYIDLEAYDEEEVIETVTKVFGIVSVSVAYIFEAEMDRICEMALEQAKECIEEDDIKTFKVESKRGNKRFPIKSPEISRTVGGYILENTDELKVDVHNPDVIINVEVRDKAYVYSRKMPGFGGMPYKTGGKAMLLLSGGIDSPVAGWLVAKRGVEIEAVHYHSYPFTSDRAKEKVIDLAKILSKYCGRVRLHSINLLNIQKAINENCRAEEMTILSRRFMMAIAERVALDRKCKALVTGESIGQVASQTMESINVTNATVNMPVFRPLIAMDKMDIVKISKIIDTYETSILPFEDCCTVFLPDRPVTKPRLDKILESEKLLDVEGLINDAISHMEVIIAKHED; encoded by the coding sequence ATGGAAAAGGTACTTATTATTAGATGTGGAGAGATAAGCTTAAAGGGACTTAATAGACCATATTTTGAGAATACACTTTTGAGAAACATTAAGACAGTTATAAAATCCATTGGGAAAATGAATGTATACAAGGCTCATGGTAGGATTTATATAGATCTAGAGGCATATGATGAAGAGGAAGTAATTGAAACTGTTACTAAGGTATTCGGAATAGTTTCAGTAAGTGTGGCATATATTTTTGAAGCGGAAATGGATAGAATTTGTGAAATGGCCTTAGAACAAGCCAAGGAATGTATAGAAGAAGATGATATAAAAACCTTTAAAGTAGAATCAAAACGGGGGAATAAAAGATTTCCTATTAAGTCACCAGAGATAAGCAGGACAGTGGGGGGTTATATATTAGAAAATACTGATGAATTAAAGGTTGATGTACATAATCCCGATGTTATAATCAATGTAGAAGTGAGGGACAAGGCATATGTCTATTCTAGAAAAATGCCTGGTTTTGGTGGAATGCCCTATAAAACTGGTGGTAAGGCAATGCTATTGCTTTCTGGAGGTATAGATAGTCCTGTGGCAGGGTGGCTTGTAGCTAAAAGAGGGGTGGAAATTGAAGCAGTACACTATCATAGTTATCCATTTACAAGCGATAGAGCCAAGGAGAAGGTAATAGATTTAGCTAAGATTTTAAGTAAATATTGTGGAAGAGTTAGATTACATTCCATTAATCTTTTAAATATACAGAAAGCTATAAATGAAAATTGTCGTGCTGAGGAGATGACAATACTTTCTAGAAGATTTATGATGGCAATAGCTGAAAGGGTGGCATTAGATAGAAAATGTAAAGCATTAGTAACTGGAGAAAGCATTGGACAGGTTGCAAGTCAAACTATGGAGAGTATAAATGTAACAAATGCCACTGTAAATATGCCAGTATTTAGGCCGCTAATTGCTATGGATAAGATGGATATAGTAAAGATTTCTAAAATAATAGATACCTATGAAACATCAATATTACCCTTTGAAGATTGTTGTACAGTATTCTTACCCGATAGGCCTGTTACAAAGCCAAGACTTGATAAAATTTTAGAGTCTGAAAAACTACTGGATGTAGAAGGGTTAATTAATGATGCAATTAGTCATATGGAAGTAATCATAGCAAAACATGAAGACTAA
- a CDS encoding asparaginase encodes MANKKVAVVFTGGTISMKIDPRISAAIPALSSEEIMSMVTNIDKFADIEMVNFETIPGPHMTPQKMMNLSRLVKTLIQRDDIDGIVITHGTDTLEETAFLLDLNIFSNKPIVIAGAMRNGSELGYDGPSNLAAAICTIISDQAQNKGVLVVMNNEVNAASEVTKTHTLSLDTFKSLEFGPLGIVDNDEVIFYRDIVKHHHIETDSIEENVYLIKTYAGIDSSLIDFCVDKGAKGIVIEAMGRGNIPPMMVSGIKNAISKGVKVVLVSRCPMGRVLDSYGYDGGGKTLRNLGVIFGGSLNGQKARIKLMLALSITEDGKKIKEIFEKDFYTK; translated from the coding sequence ATGGCAAATAAGAAGGTAGCTGTTGTTTTTACGGGGGGAACTATATCAATGAAAATTGATCCCAGAATTTCTGCCGCTATTCCAGCTTTATCCAGTGAAGAAATAATGTCTATGGTTACAAATATAGATAAGTTTGCGGATATAGAAATGGTTAATTTTGAGACAATACCTGGTCCCCATATGACCCCACAAAAAATGATGAATCTATCTAGACTAGTAAAAACATTGATACAAAGAGATGATATTGACGGGATCGTGATTACCCATGGTACTGATACCTTGGAAGAAACAGCCTTCCTATTGGATTTAAATATATTCTCAAATAAACCCATAGTTATTGCTGGTGCAATGAGAAATGGTTCAGAGCTAGGCTATGATGGCCCAAGTAATCTAGCTGCGGCCATATGTACTATTATTTCTGACCAAGCACAAAATAAAGGTGTCCTTGTTGTTATGAATAATGAAGTAAATGCTGCTAGTGAAGTTACTAAGACTCATACCCTTAGCTTGGACACTTTTAAATCCTTAGAATTTGGCCCTTTAGGCATAGTAGATAATGACGAAGTTATATTTTATAGAGACATTGTGAAACATCATCATATCGAAACCGACAGCATAGAAGAAAATGTATACCTTATTAAGACCTATGCAGGAATAGATTCTTCCCTAATAGACTTTTGTGTTGACAAGGGTGCTAAGGGTATAGTAATAGAAGCAATGGGCAGGGGTAATATTCCTCCTATGATGGTATCGGGTATCAAAAATGCTATATCTAAGGGAGTAAAAGTTGTTCTTGTATCCCGATGTCCAATGGGAAGGGTTCTTGATTCCTATGGCTATGATGGAGGAGGAAAAACTCTAAGAAACCTAGGGGTTATATTTGGAGGCAGTCTTAATGGACAAAAAGCTAGAATTAAACTTATGTTAGCACTATCAATTACTGAAGACGGTAAGAAAATCAAAGAAATTTTTGAAAAAGATTTTTATACAAAATAG
- a CDS encoding ribonuclease H-like domain-containing protein: MDIITNSKQISYSLPPIFNELLLDNTRSVLFDIETTGLNRNYDKVILIGVLYQEKENVIIKQFFCENSSEELELLKAFIATFKDFNLYITYNGANFDIPFLNKRFLKHNLNYQIEPYYNFDLYKAVRKNKGMLGLDNCKLKTVERFLGINRKDTIDGRESVRLFKKYEITKDISLKKKILLHNYEDILHLLPTLKILNFINKDRVFTHFPKEFSVNSELKIRILGYHINKDFLEVSGNFQGNLPQDIILYNPNYNFRLMKKDTKFIFKIPLLNANIEGVGKYSFINLNEINYKDYNLSEIDNEEKLKYLVKIDNEIKDINIYNFIKDFSSYIIKSNL; encoded by the coding sequence ATGGATATAATAACAAATAGCAAACAAATATCTTATAGTTTGCCACCTATCTTTAATGAGCTGCTACTAGACAATACAAGGTCTGTTCTTTTTGATATAGAAACCACTGGTTTAAATAGAAATTATGACAAAGTTATCTTAATTGGAGTCTTGTATCAAGAAAAGGAAAATGTTATAATTAAGCAATTTTTTTGTGAAAATTCTAGCGAGGAACTAGAATTACTTAAAGCCTTTATTGCTACCTTTAAAGACTTTAACCTTTATATTACATACAATGGAGCTAATTTCGATATACCATTTCTAAACAAAAGGTTTTTAAAACATAATCTGAATTATCAAATAGAGCCTTATTATAATTTTGATCTATATAAAGCGGTTAGAAAAAATAAAGGCATGCTAGGCTTAGATAATTGCAAACTAAAAACCGTTGAAAGATTCTTAGGTATAAATAGAAAGGATACAATAGATGGTAGAGAAAGTGTTAGACTTTTTAAAAAGTATGAGATCACAAAGGATATCAGTTTGAAAAAGAAAATCTTACTCCATAACTATGAAGATATATTACATCTTTTGCCTACCCTTAAAATCCTAAACTTTATCAATAAAGATAGGGTTTTCACCCATTTTCCAAAGGAATTTTCTGTGAATAGTGAGCTCAAGATCAGAATTCTTGGATACCATATAAATAAGGATTTCTTAGAGGTGTCTGGGAATTTTCAAGGAAACTTACCCCAAGACATTATACTTTATAATCCCAATTACAATTTTAGACTTATGAAAAAGGATACTAAATTCATATTCAAAATCCCCTTATTAAATGCTAATATCGAAGGTGTGGGAAAATATTCATTTATAAATTTAAATGAAATTAACTATAAAGATTATAATTTATCTGAAATAGATAATGAGGAAAAATTGAAATACTTAGTTAAAATAGATAATGAAATTAAAGATATTAACATCTATAATTTCATTAAGGATTTCTCTTCATATATTATAAAGTCCAATCTATAG
- the thyX gene encoding FAD-dependent thymidylate synthase: MSAKLKVNLLRYTPDAEKLIASAAKLCYSAVGVDKIEDKLTGENTDKFLNMLMGMGHESPIEHVSFTFGVEGVSRVLTHQLVRHRIGCSYSQQSQRYVKLDQFEYIIPPAIESVPEAKEKFIKAMEEDQRTYNELADILFEKHFKSYVEDGCSEKKAKGFAEKRAIEDARYIFPNACETKIVVTMNARALINFFKHRCCNRAQWEIRELATEMLRQVKAVAPTLFKYSGPNCLNAPCPEGSMTCGEIKEVREKFNAL; encoded by the coding sequence ATGAGTGCTAAATTAAAGGTGAATCTTTTAAGATATACTCCAGATGCTGAAAAACTCATTGCTTCAGCGGCTAAGCTTTGTTATTCAGCGGTTGGAGTAGATAAAATAGAAGACAAGCTAACAGGGGAAAATACTGATAAATTTTTAAATATGCTAATGGGAATGGGACATGAATCACCCATTGAACATGTTAGCTTTACCTTTGGGGTTGAGGGTGTTAGTAGGGTGCTTACCCATCAACTAGTAAGGCATAGAATTGGATGTTCCTATTCACAGCAATCCCAAAGATATGTTAAGTTAGACCAGTTCGAGTACATAATACCACCTGCAATAGAGAGTGTTCCCGAGGCGAAGGAAAAATTTATTAAAGCCATGGAAGAAGATCAAAGAACCTACAATGAATTGGCCGATATATTGTTTGAAAAACATTTTAAGAGCTACGTAGAAGATGGATGTAGTGAGAAGAAAGCTAAAGGGTTTGCAGAGAAAAGGGCCATAGAGGATGCAAGGTATATTTTTCCGAATGCCTGTGAAACTAAGATTGTTGTTACTATGAATGCCAGGGCATTAATTAACTTTTTTAAGCATAGATGCTGTAATAGGGCTCAATGGGAGATCAGAGAATTAGCAACTGAAATGCTTAGACAGGTAAAGGCTGTGGCACCAACTTTATTTAAATATTCTGGACCAAATTGTTTGAATGCTCCTTGTCCTGAGGGAAGCATGACCTGTGGAGAAATAAAGGAAGTAAGAGAAAAATTCAATGCATTATAA
- a CDS encoding nucleoside recognition protein codes for MVNIDTIKRGTKNGFNTVIDLGKFIIPVYFIVTILKYTQVLNYIATWFEPIMKAFGLPGEAAVVLVLGNVLNIYAAIGAISSITLTAKQITIIAVMLSFSHTLPVETAVSKKVGVSVAVVLVIRIGLAIISGLILNLII; via the coding sequence ATGGTTAATATTGATACTATTAAACGGGGTACAAAAAATGGTTTTAATACTGTAATAGATCTAGGCAAGTTTATAATACCTGTTTATTTTATTGTTACAATCCTTAAATATACTCAGGTTTTAAATTATATAGCTACGTGGTTTGAGCCTATTATGAAAGCTTTTGGGTTACCGGGAGAAGCAGCAGTAGTTCTAGTTTTAGGAAATGTACTTAATATTTATGCAGCCATAGGAGCTATATCCTCCATAACTTTAACGGCTAAACAAATCACTATTATAGCAGTCATGTTATCATTCTCCCATACCTTACCCGTGGAGACTGCGGTTAGCAAGAAGGTAGGAGTTAGTGTTGCAGTAGTGTTGGTGATTAGAATTGGCTTAGCTATCATTTCGGGATTAATACTCAATCTAATAATCTGA
- a CDS encoding YhdT family protein, with translation MNNREKNRILNKEACITIGLYIFFFIWWYGFAYGLGSKDPSEYSYVLGFPSWFFYSCILGYVVICLLLWFVVKKFFVDVDFDEE, from the coding sequence ATGAATAACAGGGAAAAAAATAGAATCTTAAACAAGGAAGCTTGTATAACTATTGGTCTCTATATTTTCTTTTTTATATGGTGGTATGGTTTTGCCTATGGGCTAGGATCAAAGGACCCTTCTGAGTATTCATATGTTTTAGGGTTTCCGAGCTGGTTTTTCTATAGCTGTATACTAGGCTATGTAGTAATATGTCTATTGTTATGGTTTGTAGTGAAGAAATTTTTTGTTGATGTTGATTTTGATGAGGAATAA
- a CDS encoding 5-formyltetrahydrofolate cyclo-ligase — protein MCTKDAMRNQFLKKRRKMKKEEAIKCSESIIHRLMGLKAFKESKNIMIYLSFNNEVDTYKLMEDCFNNGKRVIVPYCIKEERKIVPSEIKDPDIELKTSSLGFKEPDLANLREVETEDIDLVIVPGVIFDKSGNRIGFGGGYYDRFLKRLKNTTITIAICYDYQLIDKVPVDELDIPVGCIITDKRIVNIK, from the coding sequence ATGTGTACTAAGGATGCTATGAGGAATCAATTTTTGAAAAAAAGAAGGAAGATGAAGAAGGAAGAAGCTATAAAATGTAGTGAAAGTATAATCCATCGGCTAATGGGTTTAAAAGCTTTTAAAGAATCTAAAAATATTATGATATACTTAAGTTTTAATAATGAGGTTGATACATATAAACTTATGGAGGATTGCTTTAATAATGGGAAAAGAGTTATTGTACCATATTGCATAAAGGAAGAAAGAAAAATAGTACCTAGTGAGATAAAAGATCCCGATATTGAGCTTAAAACTAGTTCCCTTGGTTTTAAGGAGCCAGACTTAGCAAACCTGAGGGAAGTAGAAACAGAGGATATAGATTTAGTAATAGTTCCTGGGGTGATTTTTGATAAATCCGGCAATAGGATAGGTTTTGGAGGGGGCTATTATGATAGATTTCTTAAAAGATTAAAAAATACTACCATAACAATTGCTATATGCTATGATTACCAATTAATTGATAAGGTACCCGTGGATGAGTTGGATATACCTGTAGGATGTATTATAACCGATAAAAGGATAGTTAATATTAAATGA
- the sigF gene encoding RNA polymerase sporulation sigma factor SigF: MGSRYYGVTASFKENNNFDTERTMFLIDKAQNGDREAQAILVDENLGLVKSLVSRFDNRGYERDDIFQLGSIGLIKAIHKFDSSYGVRFSTYAVPMIIGEIKRFLRDDGIIKVSRSLKQTATKVKYTKEALSKRLGREPTINEIADELKIDKEEIVMALESNIHPDYLYDVIHQNDGSPIHLIDKISETKSDDNERIIDNIALKEALSKLKPRERQIIILRYFKDKTQSQIAEGLGISQVQVSRIEKKVLGLMKKILEKT, translated from the coding sequence ATGGGGAGTAGATATTATGGGGTGACTGCTTCATTTAAAGAGAATAATAACTTTGATACAGAAAGAACAATGTTCTTAATAGACAAGGCTCAAAATGGCGATAGAGAAGCTCAAGCTATATTAGTTGACGAAAATCTAGGATTAGTAAAAAGCTTAGTTAGTAGATTTGATAATAGAGGCTATGAAAGGGATGATATATTTCAGTTAGGTAGCATTGGATTAATTAAGGCAATACATAAATTTGATTCAAGTTATGGAGTCAGATTTTCTACTTATGCAGTGCCAATGATAATCGGAGAAATCAAAAGATTTTTAAGGGATGATGGTATTATCAAAGTAAGTAGAAGCCTAAAGCAAACTGCAACAAAGGTCAAATATACAAAGGAGGCACTATCTAAGCGATTGGGAAGAGAGCCAACAATAAATGAGATAGCCGATGAACTAAAGATTGATAAAGAAGAAATTGTTATGGCACTAGAATCAAATATCCATCCTGACTACCTATATGACGTAATACATCAAAATGATGGATCACCAATACATTTAATTGACAAAATAAGTGAAACTAAGAGCGATGATAATGAAAGGATCATTGATAATATTGCCTTGAAGGAAGCTTTAAGTAAATTAAAGCCTAGGGAAAGGCAGATAATTATTTTAAGATACTTTAAGGATAAAACTCAATCACAAATCGCTGAAGGCTTGGGCATATCTCAAGTACAGGTTTCTAGGATTGAAAAGAAAGTATTAGGTTTAATGAAAAAAATATTAGAGAAGACGTGA
- the panF gene encoding sodium/pantothenate symporter: MGNIQIIIPMIVYLALMLYIAYRSNRVTTQSEGEGFLQEYFIGGRSMGGFVLAMTLIATYTSASSFIGGPGVAYKLGLGWVLLAMIQVPTAFITLGVLGKKFAIISRKIGAVTVTEYLRARYKSDGVVILSSIAILVFFSAAMIAQFIGGARLFQTVTGYPYIVGLMIFGITVVIYTAIGGFRAVAVTDAIQGVVMIFATIFLFFAVIKNGGGLKNIMDSLYQINPAILTPDSGGAIAKPFILSFWVLVGFAVLGLPQTTIRCMGFKNSKSLHNAMVIGTAVVGFLMLGMHLVGVLGSVIVPDIQVGDLAVPNITLKVLHPILAGIFIAGPLAAIMSTVDSMLILASATIIKDLYINYGGKDISSKKVSKLSFYTTAILGIIVFLLSIKPPELLVWINLFAFGGLEAAFLWPTIMGLYWKRANSTGALLSMITGIAAYFYFTILKIKWLGMHQIVPTVLISLAAFIIGSLMGKKSDEDTIKLFFG; this comes from the coding sequence ATGGGTAATATTCAAATAATTATACCAATGATAGTTTATTTAGCACTTATGTTATACATAGCTTACCGTAGTAATAGAGTAACTACACAATCAGAGGGAGAAGGATTTTTACAGGAATATTTTATTGGTGGCAGGAGTATGGGAGGCTTTGTACTAGCTATGACTTTGATAGCAACATACACTAGTGCCAGTAGTTTTATAGGAGGGCCAGGAGTAGCTTATAAGCTAGGACTTGGGTGGGTTTTACTTGCTATGATACAAGTACCTACTGCATTTATAACGTTAGGGGTTCTAGGTAAAAAATTTGCTATAATATCTAGAAAGATTGGTGCGGTTACAGTAACTGAATATCTGAGAGCTAGGTATAAAAGTGATGGGGTTGTAATTCTATCTTCTATTGCTATTCTCGTATTTTTTTCAGCCGCAATGATAGCCCAATTCATTGGAGGGGCAAGGCTATTCCAAACTGTTACAGGGTATCCCTATATTGTAGGCCTTATGATATTTGGAATTACTGTTGTAATCTATACAGCTATAGGTGGATTTAGGGCAGTGGCTGTGACAGATGCGATACAAGGTGTTGTAATGATTTTTGCTACGATATTTCTATTCTTTGCAGTTATAAAAAACGGTGGAGGATTAAAAAATATAATGGATTCATTATATCAGATTAATCCTGCCATATTAACACCGGATTCCGGTGGAGCAATAGCGAAACCCTTCATTCTATCATTTTGGGTATTAGTTGGTTTTGCAGTATTAGGTTTACCCCAAACTACAATTAGATGTATGGGTTTCAAAAACTCTAAATCCCTACATAATGCAATGGTAATAGGAACTGCCGTAGTTGGGTTTTTAATGCTTGGAATGCATTTAGTAGGGGTTTTGGGCTCAGTTATAGTTCCAGACATACAGGTAGGAGATTTGGCCGTACCAAATATAACTTTGAAGGTATTACATCCTATTTTAGCAGGGATATTTATTGCTGGACCATTAGCCGCTATAATGTCAACGGTTGATTCTATGCTCATACTAGCGTCAGCTACCATAATTAAAGACTTATATATAAATTATGGAGGGAAGGATATATCATCAAAGAAGGTCAGTAAATTGAGCTTTTATACAACTGCTATTTTAGGGATTATAGTATTCTTATTATCAATAAAGCCTCCAGAGTTGTTGGTTTGGATCAATTTATTTGCCTTTGGGGGTCTTGAAGCCGCATTCCTGTGGCCTACTATCATGGGATTGTATTGGAAGAGAGCAAATTCCACAGGGGCTTTATTGTCTATGATCACAGGGATTGCTGCATATTTTTATTTTACAATCCTGAAGATAAAATGGTTAGGAATGCATCAGATAGTACCTACTGTACTAATATCCTTAGCGGCATTTATAATAGGAAGCTTGATGGGTAAAAAAAGTGATGAGGATACGATTAAATTATTCTTTGGATAG
- the spoVAC gene encoding stage V sporulation protein AC yields the protein MKKQITQVSKEKEYKEYVNKKVPKPTYLKNCIWAFIVGGAICTFAQFILNTLKDSGLNKTDANTVTVIIMVFLGAFLTGLGIYDKLGKVAGAGSIVPISGFANSIVAPAMEFKREGYVLGVGAKMFSLAGPVLVYGFGSSVIIGLLYYFLTK from the coding sequence GTGAAAAAACAAATCACTCAGGTAAGTAAGGAAAAGGAATATAAGGAATATGTAAATAAGAAAGTGCCTAAACCCACCTATCTCAAAAACTGCATCTGGGCGTTCATAGTAGGTGGAGCAATTTGCACATTTGCCCAGTTTATTTTGAATACTTTAAAGGATTCAGGATTGAATAAGACCGATGCTAATACAGTGACAGTAATCATAATGGTATTCTTGGGAGCATTTCTAACTGGATTGGGGATATATGATAAGCTCGGCAAAGTAGCAGGTGCTGGATCTATAGTGCCAATTTCAGGATTTGCCAACTCCATTGTGGCACCAGCCATGGAATTCAAGCGAGAAGGCTATGTACTTGGTGTGGGGGCAAAGATGTTTAGTTTAGCTGGTCCAGTTTTAGTATATGGATTTGGATCTTCAGTAATTATTGGTTTACTTTACTATTTTTTGACTAAATAG
- a CDS encoding nucleoside recognition protein has translation MTEIMTIVTEGLIGGFKSVFNIAIIVFPLMILMEIAKDLNLLDKIADFCKPLTKWMGVSKESAFPLAIGLVFGLAYGAGIIIQSAKEGNLDKRSLILVSIFLVCCHAVIEDTLIFVAVGANGFLLLTMRLVTALVLTIVISRKLPDI, from the coding sequence ATGACTGAAATAATGACTATAGTGACGGAAGGGCTAATAGGAGGATTCAAATCTGTTTTTAATATAGCAATCATAGTATTTCCACTTATGATTCTAATGGAGATAGCAAAGGATTTAAATTTACTTGATAAAATTGCAGATTTCTGTAAACCCTTAACAAAATGGATGGGGGTATCAAAGGAATCAGCTTTTCCATTAGCTATTGGACTAGTATTTGGGTTGGCCTATGGAGCGGGAATAATAATACAAAGTGCAAAGGAAGGAAATTTAGATAAGAGAAGCTTAATTCTTGTGTCCATCTTTCTAGTCTGTTGTCACGCAGTTATTGAAGATACTTTGATTTTTGTTGCTGTTGGAGCCAATGGATTTCTATTGCTAACCATGAGATTAGTTACTGCCTTAGTTTTAACTATTGTTATATCAAGAAAACTACCGGATATATAG
- a CDS encoding cysteine desulfurase: protein MEVYLDNGATTKPREEVIDIMIKSMEEYYGNPSSLHSKGVEIERLVKKARRQVAKALGANEGEIYFTSGGTESNNLAILGALEGNKRKGKHIITTRIEHPSVLHVFKELEEQGYDVSYLRVDGNGLIDIDEFQKVLRDDTVLISIMYVNNEVGTIEPISEICNIIKNRKNRPLFHVDAIQAFGKVSFSLKRLKVDIMSISGHKIHGPKGIGALFVRKGTKIKSIIFGGNQELGLRSGTENVPGILGLGVAAELVKNELDLNINSMKNLKAKLLQGIKNNLEDIKLNGAIGEGSAPHILNISFKGIRGEVLLHTLEQEGIYVSTGSACSSKKKSFSHVLKEMKLTNEEVEGAIRLSFSPQNTVEEIEYTIDKLCSTVKDLRKVIGRR, encoded by the coding sequence ATGGAAGTATATTTAGATAATGGAGCTACGACAAAGCCAAGGGAAGAAGTAATAGATATAATGATAAAATCAATGGAAGAATACTATGGAAATCCATCGTCATTGCATAGTAAGGGTGTTGAGATTGAAAGGCTGGTAAAAAAAGCTCGAAGGCAAGTGGCTAAGGCTTTGGGTGCCAATGAAGGGGAAATATATTTTACATCCGGGGGCACTGAATCAAATAATTTAGCTATTTTAGGAGCCTTGGAAGGTAATAAAAGAAAAGGAAAACATATAATTACTACTAGGATAGAACACCCTTCTGTCTTACATGTATTTAAAGAATTAGAAGAACAGGGGTATGATGTATCATATCTGAGGGTTGATGGAAATGGATTAATAGATATTGATGAATTCCAAAAAGTATTAAGGGATGATACGGTTTTAATAAGTATAATGTATGTAAACAATGAGGTTGGAACCATAGAGCCCATATCTGAGATATGTAATATAATTAAGAATAGAAAAAATAGACCGCTGTTTCATGTAGATGCTATACAAGCCTTTGGGAAAGTAAGCTTTAGCTTAAAAAGGCTTAAGGTGGATATTATGTCTATAAGTGGACATAAAATACATGGTCCAAAGGGGATAGGAGCCTTATTTGTAAGAAAGGGAACAAAAATCAAGTCAATCATTTTTGGCGGAAATCAAGAATTGGGATTAAGATCAGGGACTGAAAATGTACCGGGGATTCTTGGATTGGGAGTTGCGGCTGAGCTTGTGAAGAATGAACTTGATTTAAACATCAATAGTATGAAAAACCTAAAGGCAAAGCTTTTACAAGGCATCAAGAATAATTTAGAAGACATAAAATTAAATGGAGCAATTGGTGAAGGTTCCGCACCCCATATACTTAATATTTCATTTAAAGGAATTAGAGGTGAGGTATTACTTCATACTCTGGAACAAGAAGGTATTTATGTTTCGACGGGTTCTGCATGTTCTTCTAAGAAGAAATCATTTAGTCATGTTTTAAAGGAAATGAAGCTTACTAATGAAGAAGTGGAAGGGGCTATACGCCTTAGCTTCAGTCCTCAGAATACTGTAGAGGAAATTGAATATACCATAGACAAGCTTTGCAGTACGGTTAAAGATCTAAGAAAAGTTATTGGTAGGAGATGA
- the spoIIAB gene encoding anti-sigma F factor produces MKIEFLSKSQNESFARVVVASFVSQLDPTIEELADIKTAVSEAVTNAIIHGYESPNEKVVIECKIIGNTIEIVIEDFGDGIEDIELARQPLYTSKPELERSGMGFTVMETFMDDIYIESEKGEGTKISMKKRIRAGEDGE; encoded by the coding sequence ATGAAGATAGAGTTTTTAAGCAAATCTCAAAACGAATCTTTTGCAAGAGTTGTTGTAGCTTCATTTGTATCACAGCTCGATCCAACTATAGAGGAATTAGCTGATATAAAAACTGCAGTCTCCGAAGCCGTTACCAATGCAATAATACATGGTTATGAGAGCCCAAATGAAAAGGTAGTTATAGAATGTAAAATAATTGGAAATACTATAGAGATTGTAATAGAAGATTTTGGCGATGGGATTGAGGATATTGAACTTGCCAGACAGCCTTTATATACTTCAAAGCCAGAACTAGAAAGATCTGGTATGGGTTTTACCGTAATGGAAACCTTTATGGATGATATTTATATTGAGTCCGAAAAAGGTGAAGGAACAAAAATTAGTATGAAAAAGAGGATAAGGGCTGGGGAAGATGGGGAGTAG